DNA from Lentilitoribacter sp. Alg239-R112:
TCACAAAGGCGATCAATCTGCTCTTCATCAGAAAGGTTCTCTGATAGCAACCTTTTAGGAAATACCCGTGTTCCAAGATCATAAAACTTTGTAAAGTTCACTCGATGGCAGGTCGCTAATTCGCCCGAATACCACATATAATCAAGCGCCAATTTATGTGGTGGTCTCGCCCACATTTCCTTTTTACCTTGAACTTTTGTATCAAAAGCATGTGTGGAAAGCGCCCCCTCGTCTGTAATGCGCTCAATGATTGCCTGGCGCCCAGCTTCATCAAGCATATTTTTGTACCAACCAGACCGGTCGATCTTCTCTTTATGGCGACGAAACTGCCGTTGCCACATCGGCAAAAATTCCATTGGCAACACAGAGGCATCATGGGTAAAATGCTCAAAAATCTCACGATTTCTTAATAGTTTATCTAACATTGGTTCGCGATAATTTTGATTTCTACTCCATAGAATATGATGATGAGCACGAGAGATCACTTGAATCGTGTCGAGTTGTACAAAGCCCAGCGCATGGATAATTTGCATGAGATCAAGCTGTCCAGTTGGCGGCTTGGATAACCCGTTGGCATCAGTCCAGAGCGCTCGCATAGTTTTATTATCGATTTTTAAAACTGTCTTGCTCCGTCAATGATTTATCGTGACTTATTCTATTCAAACTTGCTAACAATTAAACTCCATCCTCAACAGGGTCAAATTTTTCATGATTAAAAAAATTGCGATACTTGGCGCGGGCCTTTCGGGCCTAACACTGGCTACAAAACTAAAAAATTCTGCTGAAGTTACGGTCTTTGAAAAATCACATTCCGTTGGCGGGCGAATGTCGACGAGGAATCATCACAAACATTCATTTGATCATGGTGCACAATATTTCTCAGTGAAAAGCAATGCATTCGCAGGTTTTTTGGAACCTTTCAAAGGTGATCATATTGTTAAGGAGTGGCGTCCAAACATTGTTGAAATAGCTGTGAACGGAAAAGCGAGCCCGGTCATCTGGAAGCAACCACGCTATGTCGCGGCACCGGGGATGCGTGACCTTTGCGAGGCTATCGCCAGCGGTCTAAATATTGAACTTAGTAAGAATATCGCACAGGTAGAAAGTCGTGATGATGGAAACTGGTTGATCTTAGACGATTGCCAAACACTAGGCCCATATGACTGGATCATTACGACTATTCCTTCACATCAGGCGGCAGTCCTTCTGCCCAATGATTGCAGCATTCAAACGGCTTTGTCGGCTGTACAAATGAAAGGATGCTACGCACTCATGCTTGGCTTTGACGATCAAGTTGATATTCCGTGGGATGCTGCGCTTCGCCCAATACTATCAGCCGATCAAGCAATCTCATGGGTCGCAGTAAATTCGACAAAACCAAATAGAAACAATGGATATTCAGTACTTGTTCAATCTTCAAATGATTGGGCCAATGAACGGCTGGACGCGGACCAAAACGAGATCAAAACATTTCTTCTTCGTGATCTCGAAGACTTGCTTGGTTCTAGGCTCCCCAGTCGCATTTATGAGAAATTGCATAAATGGCGATATGCAAATGTCTCAAAGCCTGCAAACCAAGACTACCTCATGGATGAGGTTCTTCACCTAGCTGCATGTGGTGATTGGTGCCTTCATGGGAAAGTTGAGGCCGCATTTTTAAGCGCTGATGCCTTGGCTAGAAAATTAAAAGACATCATGAGTTAGTATGTCGCCCGCCCACCGGACAGATCGAATACACCACCCGTGGTGAAGCTATTTTCTTCTGACACAAGCCAGGCAATCATGTTTGCAGCTTCGTCAACTTCCAAAAAACGTCCGCGCGGGATTTTCGATAGCATGTAATTTATGTGCTCTTCTGTCATCTGATCGAAAATTCGCGTTTTTGCGGCCGCTGGCGTTAAGCAATTGACGGATATATTTTGATCCGCAAGCTCTTTGCCAAGTGATTTGGTAAGACCTATAACGCCTGCCTTAGATGCAGAATAAGCTGACGCATTTGGATTTCCTTCTTTTCCGGCAACAGATGCTATATTTAAAATTCGCCCATAACCGTTTGTTTTCATACGCTTTACAACAGCCTGATTTGTAATAAACGTTCCGGTCAAATTAACATCAATGACGCGCCGCCACTGATCTAGATCATAGTCTTCAACTGTTGTATTGGGCCCTGTAATGCCTGCGCTGTTGACAAGAATAGTAATCGGCCCTAGCGCATTTTCAGTTGCCTTAGTAGCGGCGGAAACATTCTGTGCATCGGTGATATCAACCTTCACCGAATAGTGCTCGATATCACCTAGCTTTTTGCTTGCATCGTCTATTGCCGCCTGATCTGCATCCCATATTGCAATAGCCACACCATCTCTTGCTAGACGTAATGCAGTGGCAAAACCTATGCCTTGAGCACCACCGGTTATCACAACTACTTGCTTTTGAACCATAATTCACTCCCTAGAACACTGATATTTACTAATCCTGCGACGTGCTTATCACACCGCTTATCAGGTTGCTTGACCATAGTTTGTGGATGAAACTAGCACGATTGCGCTCAATCTCTTCTTTCATTACATCTATCTGTAGATGCTTTTGTCTTGCGACAGCTATCGCATCGTCGACATTTGTCTTCGCGAACGTCACAACGTCCCCCACTCTTTTTTGCGCCATTGCATCTTGATCAGCCGAGATTATCGTCGCTATTTTAGGGTATCCACCTGTTGTTTGATGATCTGCTAGTAAACAAATCGGGTCACCATGCCCTGGTACTTGTATCGAACCTCTTGCGACAGGTTCAGAAGGCATATCCAAAGCTCTATTTACTTTCAATTTTTCGCCGTTTAAGCGAACGCCCATACGGTCATATTCAGATGTTAACTTAAATTCAGTTAAATATAGTTTACTTATTGATATGTCTTCAAAATAACTATCTTGTGGACCTTGCACAATGCGAACTTCGGGAGAAGGCTTCAGTGTTTTGGGATCAAAAAAAGAACCTGATGTATCAGCATTTGATTTCCCATTTTCCACAATGATTTTATCACCTTGTTTATACGGCAATCCGCAAAGACCGGAACCTTGATGTACAGACCAGCTGCCCAACCATTTTATCGCCTGAATATCACCTAGAAAACTAAGATAACACCAACTTCCCCATTCACCGGACCTGATTTTCAAAACAGAGCCTTCTTGAAGCGTAAAGATAGACCAGGGAGCTAGTACACTTCCATCAAGGTTGATAGAAAAATAACCACCACCTGTTGCCGCGGTAATTTCGCCCTCTATGCATTTGAGAGTAAGCCCGCCGAGTGACACCTCAATCGCAGATGAACTATCATGCTTCCCAAGCGCATAATTCGTCAATGAATGACCAAGCCGATCCATAGGGCCGGATTTTGTTACACCGTAACGCGCATATCCATTGCGGCCAGCATCTTGAATACTGACAAACGGACCAACCTGCTCTATTTCAAAAACTGCACGCATAATTTAGCCCCGTTCCAACTCTTCTTTTGTTGTAAGCTCTCGAAATTCTGCTTCATTCACGCGCGTAAACTCAATGTGATCTCCAACAGAAAACAAAAATGGTTTCGTTGTATCAGCCTGTAGTGGTGTTTTTGCGGCCCTGCCGATAACCCACCACCCCGACGGCATAGTAGCCGTCGCAATCAAACATTGCGGACCTGCAATCATGAGACTTGCCGCTGGCACATTCATTACGGGCTTATCTTTCCGCGGAAACTGGATGGACTGGGGAACGCCACCAAGATAGGCATAACCCGGTGCAAAACCATACATATAGACCTTATAATCACCTGACAGATGGTGACGGATAACCTCCTCTTCAGTGAGCTTCGTTTTCGCCGAAAGTTCCGTTATATCCGGTGCATACTCCCCCTCATAGCATACGGGAATTTGCCAAACCTGCGGAGAAGAAGCCGTTCGGCTATCATCATTCAATAAGTGAAGAAGCTGATCCCGCAGGGTACTAAAGTCCGTTACGATCATATCATAAACGATCAAGACGCTTGCATAAGCTGGAGTAATTTCCACAACACCTCGTAAGTCGGCATGACTTACCGCGTGATCAAAATTCAGCACTCGATCATGAATTTTATCATCAATACTATCACCAAACTCTACCAAAATACCAAAGTCGGCTATTGGCTTGATAACTGCACCTTCTAAATCGCTATTCACAAAATCCTCATTTCATAAATGGAGCTATTACAATACCATTAGAGGTAAGTCTGGAATGAATTTCCTTTGCCATTGCAACTGCGTGCGCATTATCACCATGAATGCAAATAGAATGTGCATCAAGAGCAATCTCCCCACCGTTTATGGTTGGCATTTTCCCCGTTTCAAAAAAACGAATTAGTCGATCGGCAGCAATCTCCGCTGATTCAAGAACGGCTCCTTCAATTGAACGAGCGACCAGATTACCATCATCATCATAGGCACGATCGGCAAAAATTTCGGAGTAAACATCAAGACCAATCTCTCTGGCAGCGATTTCAATTTGTGTGCCTGAAACAGCTAATATTGCACAGTCTGAATGTGCAGCCCTAATCGAGCGGGTTATTGCTCGAGAGACATCGATATCTTTGGCAGCCCAATTCGAAAGTGCACCATGCACTTTCACATAAGTTATTTTGTTTCCTGCAAATTCTGCAAGCCCTTTAATCGTGCCAACCTGCGCAGCAATTAAATATTCGATTTCGCGACTTGTCAGCGGAATACGACGTCGACCGAATCCCTCTTTATCTTCGAACCCGGGATGAGCACCCGCTACAACGGATTTCTCTTTGGCCATTTGTAGTGATTGAACCATCGTTTTGTGATCACCTGCATGCCCACCACAAGCAATATTTGCACTTGTGATAACATCCATCATTTCGGCATCCGAACCCATCGCCCAGGGACCAAAACTCTCACCAAGATCGGCATTCAAATCTATATGCGTCATTGATTTCTCCAAGATCTATAAAGCCAGATAATAGCTACAGTTACACCTAATCCCGCGACAACAACACCCAGCATATTTGAAATTAGATCAGTAACAGCCGACAAGTTTCCAGCAAATAAGTAGCCCAAAAATACATAGACTGTGGTCCAGCATGAAGCACCTATAAATGCGGATAAGGCAAATGGCACCCACCTAAACCTTGTCGCACCACAAATGTAACTCACCCACGGTCCTGCGGGGCTGATGATCGTTCTGCTCAGAACAATTGCCAAATTACCTTTACTTCGCAACAAATTTTCGCCCTTTTTCACCACTGGCTCAAGACGTTTTTTTCCTCTGAGCCATTCAATCAGCCGATTTCCCTGAGCACGTGCAATGAAATAGGCTATTTGATCGCCAAGAACAAAACTAAACAATGTCACAACCACAACATGCCAGAGCGTAAGATCACCAGTAGCCGCAAAACCACCCGAGGCAAGCGCGAGCATCGCAGCAGGCAATGGCACGCCCATGCATGCTATAACAGTAACAACAAACACGACAACCAAGCCATATTGTGGGATCAACGACAGAACATACTCAGTCATCTTTTGGCGCCGGCTGTCTTTCACGCTTTTTCGGTTTTTTCTTCTCTAACGACTCGAGATGAGCCTCTTGTGCAGCGATAATACGTTTGTTCAATTCGCTCAACGTTATACCCATATCTTCAACAACCTTGGTAAGCGGTTTTCGCTTATCAACTTTGGGCCGAAGCTCCATAACATCGTCTAGTATGTTTGGTGGTAGGTCGTAAGACATACCCACATATCTGGGTGTCATCCACCCTTCCAAAGGTTGGTTTTGATGTCTTGGGTCGGCAAAATAGACTAAATTTGCCACAAACCCTGAAGAAAAATATGCGAACGCAACTATAGATACACCTAGTATTCCAAGGGGTATTTTATTATTTTTAATAAATGTAAAAATAAACCGCTTCTTCGGTGATGAATTGGACAATCATAAATTCCAGTTTTATTTGTGCAGATTGTAAGAGCATTAACGCTACTCCGCAAGCTTGTAATTTCATGTCAATGACAGGTATCTGACCCGCTTAGTGGAATTCATTACGATCCAGCTGTATCGTTGTTTTCAATTTTTTAAACAATTGTTGGTAGCTTCTGCAATTGGAAGTGGTGTCAGTTAGTATTTGTACCAATTTATATCTAAGCTAGAAGGTTTTGCATCAAGTTTGCAAAAGTCAAAATGCCAGAAACAAGTGTAAAAAAAACGGATGAACTCATTGTTTCTCATTTTAACATCCAGATCGAAAATAAATTCGACTTTCAATCATCAGATTTCCATGATCTCTTTAAAAAATCGAATGCAACCGCATTTCAAAACCCTGTCTGGTTACATGAACTTTATCAAAAAATAGCTCCTAACCGAAACGCTCATCCAGTCATCATTACAGGTCGTTTACCGGAAAAACAGGAACTCGTATTCGTGTTGCCTATGACAATACGTCGAGTAAACGGCGTCCAGTTGCTCGAATCTGCGGACTTGGGCGTGAGCGATTACTCCGCACCGATTGTAGACAAGAATATGGTTGATCTGATGAAGGAAGATCATCTACCGACCATCATCGATAAGGTTATTGGCAAATATGATATTTTGCGTTTGAAACCCATTAGAGAACAAACGCTTAGTCTATGGTCTCTCTTCTTTTCAGGAGAATATGAGAAGCTAAATTTCTCTTCGCATGAAATGCAAATTGGCTCATCGTTCAAAGAATGGCGCGAGGAGACTTACAATAGTAAGTTTCGTAAAGAGATTGATAGAAAATCACGTAGTTTCAATCGAAAAGCCAATTTGAGGTTTGAATTACTTACTGACGACGACGCAGTTGAAACTGTAGAGAACATTCAAAAACTCCGTACAGGACGTTTTGAAGGCGATCCAATTCAGCAAGACTTTGTACTATCCTTTTACAAAAAAATTGCAAAAATTGGCTCAAACGAAGGCTTCGCGCACGTTCATAAGTTAAGCGCTGACGGGGAGTTAGTTGGTGCTCTTTTCGGGTTATCGAGAAATGGCACACATCATGGCATTCTAATGGGCGCCGATTACGACAGATTTAGCAAATACTCGCCGACAATGCTGATGATCGATCAGTTGCTTAAAAACTGGCATGAAAACGGTGGCACAATCGCTGATTTCAATATCGGTGACGAACCATTCAAAAGACGGTTTGGGACTAAATCAGTTAACCTATATCAACTTTGCCGACCAAAAAGCCCAATTGGTTGGCTCGCAAAGAAAGCTTTAGAACTCAAAGATCGATAGCTCTAGTCTGCAAGTATCCCAGTATCGATATCCAACAAGCATCCAGTTCATACCTGAGCTGAAATTTATCTTCAAAGCGGTGCTCGAACTTCCTGTTCTTCCAGTAAAATTGCAATTAGCCGGCCGATAACTCCAGGCGTTTAATACTGGCCTGCTAGCAGGCAGAACTCATTATGTGATCTACTTATCAGTCAGCTCCGGATGCTCATAAGCTTCTGGATATGTCATCGGGTGCATTGGCCCTAGTGGAATGACATTATTCCATGAGCGTCCAAAATAGCCCTGTCGACAGTGAGTAAGAGAATTACTCTCGGCAACGCCGTTTATCGCGTATACACGACAGAGCCATCGCCAAAGGTTAGGGTAATCCAGAATCCGAGCACCATTCAATTTCATACGCACATAATAAACTGGATCATGGCGGAAGAGCGTCGGGAAAAGGCGCAAATCAGCTTCGGTGAATTTATCACCTGTTAGGTATGGTCGATCGTCCGCGGAAAGCCGATTTTCAAGCTCATCTAACATCGCAAAGTAATCTTCAAACGCTTTTGCGTAAATAGCCTGATCCGATGAAAAACCAGCTTTATAAGCACCGTTATTTATTGCCACATAAATCTGAGTGTTTAACGTATCGATGTCGTCACGCAAAGGCTCGTTCTCGATGCCCAACGGATATAAATCAGGTAAATTGTCACCCGATATTTCACTGCCAAGCAACCTGGCATTCTCATTTAACATGCGGACAATTTCAGAACTTTCATTGTTCACAATCCGCTTGGTTTTCTTGTCATATAAAATTGGAACAGATGCTTCCTTTGAACCCTCTTCCTGGTATATTTCAGTTACAAGGCGAAGCTGTTTTCCGGTCGCCGTTTCAAATGTGCATTCGGGCAAAACAGTACCTGTAAGTGTTGCAATTCGTTCTGGGTTAAACTCCCATCGATTTGACTCAACAGGATCATCATCTCCTGTGCGGCTCGGAAATGCGACATCCATCGAGATACTATCCTGCAAACCAAGAACGTTTCTTGCTAAGATAACGCGGTGACACCACGGGCAGTTAAAAGCAACAAATAAATGATATCTACCAAACTCTGCCGGGAATTCAGGCTCACCGATTCGAGACCTGAATTTGCTAACACCGCGAACAAACTCACCTTTCGCCCTGCGCTCAACAACATCACTCTGAAGTTCTTCCTTTGAGGTATCTATTTTTGGAATTGTGGGTTCTGTCAATTTATTTGCCTTAACTTGAAATGTAGGGATATAACACAATTATCCCCGTAACTTATGATGAATGATAATCGGAACAGCCAGCTCTTCTTCATCCACCAAATGCCTCGCAAGAAGTTTCTCAACTGCTTCTGATGCCTCATGAACTTCACCAACAAAATCACGTGCACCAGCTTCGTCCATCTGCAACATTTGAATTGAACTGTTTGCAGATTTTGTGAATCGATCTAACACCGTGTCCAAAACCTCGTGGTCTTTTTCTAAAATCTCCAACCCACTATCAAATCGCTGATCGGCGGAAGATAATTCCGGAAAAAACTCATAGTCTTCCCAGCCATGGTGCCCATGTAAGTTGCCAACAAGTCGGCTACCATAGACGGAAAGACGTGACGCATATTTTTCGGCCTCTACTTTCTTATCGAGATATTGCTCAGTATCGCCACGTACAATTTCACTCAAGCGACGGAACATCTGATGTGCACCGAGCCATTGCCGTGTGGCATTTTTGAAGTTTGGATGCCCTTCCCAAGCTTCTCGCGGATATTCATTTAGCAATATTTGCATATCCGATGAGAGTGGTTCTTCTCTAAACGTTAAATCCTCAAGCATATAGAATTTACAACTCAATGCCAGCAAAACGAATACCACTTAAATGTGCCATCTCTCTTTTCCAAGTCGTTATATCGTGATGTGAAAATGAGTTTAAATCCGAATGACCGCATGCGCGGGCCAGCACTTGCATAAGTTCCACGCTCGCACCAAAATATCTTGCAAGTTTTTCAGCTCCGCTTTGAACGTTCAATCTTGCTCGTAATTCTGGCTTCTGTGTTGCGACACCAACTGGGCAATTGTTGGAATTACACATTCTGGCTGCAATGCACCCTACGGCTTGCATCGCCGAATTTGAAACAGCAACAGCATCGGCACCCAGCGCAAGTGCTTTAACAAAGTCTTCTGCCACACGTAGACCACCTGTAATCACCAATGTTACATCGCGCCCGGTTTTAGCATCAAGATGCTTGCGTGCTCTGGCCAGAGCAGGAATGGTTGGAACAGAGATATGATCTCTAAAAATCAATGGAGCAGCACCTGTACCGCCGCCTCTACCATCGAGAATGATGTAATCGGCGCTTGCTTCCAATGCAAAATCGATATCATCTTCGATATGATTTGCGGACAGCTTGAACCCAATTGGAACACCGCCGGATCGTTCACGTACTTCATCGGCGATTTTTTTAAAATCAGAGGGTGTCCTTAAATCTGGAAATGTTGCTGGCGAAATAGCGCTTTGTCCTGATTCCAACCCGCGAACTTCCGCAATTTTTCCTTGCACTTTATCGCCAGGCAAATGACCACCTGTACCCGTTTTTGCGCCCTGCCCACCTTTGAAATGGAATGCCTGGACATTTTCTACCAATTCAGGTTTCCAGCCAAATTGAGCTGAGGCGAGTTCGTAGAAATAACGATTATTTTCGGCCTTTTCTTCGGGTAGCATCCCGCCTTCGCCTGAACATATCCCAGTCCCGGCGAGTTCAGCCCCTCTCGCTAATGCCGTTTTTGCTTCTTCCGATAACGCACCGTAACTCATATCTGAAACAAAGAGAGGTATATCAAGTTGCAGCGGTTTCAATGCGCGCGGGCCAATGATTATTTCTGTTTTAACAGGCACATCATCTAACAGCGGCTTGCGCGCCATCTGCGCGGGTAAGACCTGAATATCGTCCCAAAGCGGCAGATCTTTTCTCGGCACACCCATTGAACCCATTTCACCATGGTGCCCAAGTTTTGAGAGCCCGTCTCGTGCAAGCTCATGGATACGTGCAACCGTTGGCTCTTCCGGCGTTGCAACAGCTACAGGCACGGTGTCTTTTGATTTAACTTTTGGAGCATTATCACCAACTTGTAGTTCGCCTAACTGCGCATGTGTCCCATCACAAAATGGCGCATTCGCACTTGCTTTACATTGGCAAAGAGCAGCTGCAGCTGTTTTATCAGCTGTAAACTTCATCGGTGTGATATCTGTTCCCGCGTGTGATCCATCACAAAACGGCTGCTTCTTTGATCGCCCACATTTGCACCAATAATAATTTTTCCCCTCCTCCAACTCGACCTTAGTTGGAAATTTTGCTGCAATGATCGGTGAACTGTTATCAGACATAAATACTACTCCTCTGCTGATCAGAGGTTATCCCATTCGTAAGATGAGAAGAAGTCACTATTTCAGGAACATATTGTTCCAAATTATAGGACAAAGCTCATTGTCGGAAGTATGAAAAGCGAATCTTCACGCTGTTCACGGTCATACGGTTGCATGTGCTGCTTCCAATTCACTCGCATCGCTGCATCTTTTCAACAGATGAGCTAGAATGGGTCCGCACCCTACCTATGCGTGATCATTAACGCGTTCTTCTGCAACAGCAATTCCAGTAAGGTACTCTTTACGATCAAGGCACCAACTTACTAGCTGGCGCTGGTGCTTGCGTATCACAGCCACCCCAAACCGACTGATCAAAATGAATGACCGATCCAGTCAGCATACCACTATCGTCAGATGCCATCCACAACACGGCTCTTGCTACCTCTTCAGTATCAAGTAATCGCCCAAATGGTAATAAAGCCGCTTGTTTATCGATGAAATTCGGGTCACCAGATTCTGCTTCTTGAATCTTGCGTTCGTGGTCGGAATTCATCCATCCGATATCGAGCTGATTAACGTGAATGCGATTACGCATTAGTGCGTAGCCTGCATGTCGCGTTAGTGTCGAAAGTGCGCCCTTGGACGTGGCGTACGGCGCAAGGAACGGTTGGCCGACCTGACCAGAAACCGATCCGATATTCACAATTCTGCCTTCAACCCCTTCCCGCTCCATGATCGCTACCGCATCCTGTATAAGAAAAAACGGCGCGCGGGTATTTACAGCAATCATTTCATCAAACAATTCTGGCGTCGTATTAAGTAGATTTCCACGGTCAGTAAGACCTGCAGCGTTCACAAGGATATCAACGCGCCCGAACAGATCATCCGCTTTATTCATAATACTTCGTACGTCATCCATATCGGCAAGATCAGCTGTGACCATATGAACAGACACCCCTGTGGCCTGCGTTATCTCGCTCGCTTTTGCCTCGCCCTTTTCAACACCGCGACCGACGATGACAATGCCAGCGGCTCCCGCATCTGCAAATAACCACGCAACGGCAGCACCTAACCCCTGCGTCCCACCTGTTATGACTGCAATCTTACCATCTATTCGATTCATACCTACACCTTGTAGCCTGCGGCATCCATCACGCGTTTCAGCTCAGCACGTCCTTTGATAGCCATTTCCAATGGCGGGTTTGCTATTGGGTCCTGTTCTGCTTCGATAACGAACCAGCCCTCGTACCCCTTGGTGGCAAGGGATTTCACAATCACTTCAAAATCAAGCGATCCGTCACCTGGAACTGTGAACGCACCTTTGATGACCGCATCAAGAAAACTTTCACGAGTTCGATCCAA
Protein-coding regions in this window:
- a CDS encoding glutamate synthase-related protein; its protein translation is MSDNSSPIIAAKFPTKVELEEGKNYYWCKCGRSKKQPFCDGSHAGTDITPMKFTADKTAAAALCQCKASANAPFCDGTHAQLGELQVGDNAPKVKSKDTVPVAVATPEEPTVARIHELARDGLSKLGHHGEMGSMGVPRKDLPLWDDIQVLPAQMARKPLLDDVPVKTEIIIGPRALKPLQLDIPLFVSDMSYGALSEEAKTALARGAELAGTGICSGEGGMLPEEKAENNRYFYELASAQFGWKPELVENVQAFHFKGGQGAKTGTGGHLPGDKVQGKIAEVRGLESGQSAISPATFPDLRTPSDFKKIADEVRERSGGVPIGFKLSANHIEDDIDFALEASADYIILDGRGGGTGAAPLIFRDHISVPTIPALARARKHLDAKTGRDVTLVITGGLRVAEDFVKALALGADAVAVSNSAMQAVGCIAARMCNSNNCPVGVATQKPELRARLNVQSGAEKLARYFGASVELMQVLARACGHSDLNSFSHHDITTWKREMAHLSGIRFAGIEL
- a CDS encoding SDR family oxidoreductase, producing MNRIDGKIAVITGGTQGLGAAVAWLFADAGAAGIVIVGRGVEKGEAKASEITQATGVSVHMVTADLADMDDVRSIMNKADDLFGRVDILVNAAGLTDRGNLLNTTPELFDEMIAVNTRAPFFLIQDAVAIMEREGVEGRIVNIGSVSGQVGQPFLAPYATSKGALSTLTRHAGYALMRNRIHVNQLDIGWMNSDHERKIQEAESGDPNFIDKQAALLPFGRLLDTEEVARAVLWMASDDSGMLTGSVIHFDQSVWGGCDTQAPAPASKLVP